The Sphaeramia orbicularis chromosome 15, fSphaOr1.1, whole genome shotgun sequence region TATAATGTTAAATACTTTATGCACAATCATTTATATGAAACAGAGtaaagaacacaaaaacaaggtTTAAGGGACTAATGAGACATAATTTGGTCAGATTTCTCGCTTAATGGCCTCATTTGGTGCCAAGTGTAAGATGAGACTTGAAGCTTTGCAGTAATATATCCAGCATAGTCATCACCCTGCAGGAGGCTACTGGAGTAAATAACACCAATTAACAAGTTTTACATTATTTACTGTAcattaaacataataataaagtaaaaaataataattaaagtgaGCCAAGTAACGAGGAAAATCTGGAATGTAGCAATCCATAAATAGTGTAGCAGTAACTTGTCAAAGAATGAGGTGAACCTGGATGCATGAAAACTACAGATGCGCCACTTGCAAAATTCTGGGCCAATACAACACTTAAAATTACAATTTGGCCATTAGATAGCTCTGATATCTGTTATTTTCTGTAATTTTAGTTTACTTTTGTTATTTATTCTCCCATTTTTGCCGTGAAAACAAAAATATGTATTGTGTTTGTATAAATTGGGCCAAGTGAACTGTTTTAAAAGTCTTTCACTTCAttatcactgtgttttgaataaGCACATTTGAAATCATGCAGAATTATGAAGCAACCTTTAATATAACTTAACAGACATTTGCCACTGCATTGAAGGAATTGCATCATGTGATATCCACTAATATGTACTGATCCCAGCTGATACATCACAACTTCTTAATAGCTGTTTTTAATAACTTTACAGCCTGATTTGTAACTCAActatatattacatttttttttttttttttttttttatcagtgaagTATTATTGTATTTAAGTAATACTGACTTTTATTTGACATTAACTTATTaacgtgtgtttttgtttgtagaTTTGAGGAGCTGGTGAAGACATTTAAAGTTGAGTACCACGCTGGAGGAGCAACACAAAACTCTATAAAGATCGCCCAGGTCAGTCATTTCCACGCACCATCTCCCACCATGTCAGTGCTTTGTATGGTTTTATTCTAAACATGTGCATCTGTGACTAGAATTTGTGAACGTCTGCTAATTAAAGCTGGTATAAACATTTGTAGTGGATGATCCAAGAACCCCATAATGTGGGGACGTTCTTTGGCTGCATCGGCAAAGACAAGTTTGGAGAGATCCTGAAGCAGAAGGCTGAGGAGGCCCACATTGATGCCCACTACTACGAGCAGAATGAAGAGCCCACAGGAACGTGTGCAGCTTGTATTACTGGAGACAACAGGCAAGTCATAAAAATACATCGCACATTTTGACTCACATTAAAGTGGTGGTacatgatgattaaaaaaaaaagtcaagtattTCATATTATGCTTTATTCCATTCTTAGATTTCACACACTTCATGTCACTATTTTCCTTGCTTTGCTGTCCTGACCATGTTTGATTACTTGTTATATCTTATGTTAGGACTATGTTGCAATAGACTGTTCCATGTTTGTGGGTTTCCATCCAAATATACTATAAAATTTAACCAAGTCCGTATTCTCATCTCCTGCTATTATGCAAATATTGttcctctttattttttttttaatgctcaagTTGAACATATGACTGAAAACATCTGGATAGAAATGCACCATAGATACATTAAACCTgtattaagttttgttttttattataattCTAACAGTTCTTGTGGTAAAGTgtattatacagtatatttagtttttatatttttgactgTAATCATGTTTTTGGCTGATTTGATTTTCAAAACATTACAAATTGGTGATTTTATAAAACggcaaaatgataaataaccaaGCTATAACATTTATGTAAAACTATTTACTTGTTGAATTCACTGCAAATGTACAATATCATTGTCTGCATATGGAGCTGGTCAAGTGGTAACGGGAAAATGCTTTAAGCTGTTTTTCtggcttaaaaatagtaaaaaccccTCGGcaatggatggacaaaaaattaacatctgCCTTACAGAGTGGTTCCAgttttcataaaactgtaaaatctttacTGTTGGTCCTTTAGGGTATCTATTTTGCAAGACAGTAaatagtttgtattttttcaatatataaggGCATAAAAAAGCAAGAGTTTTGCTAAGTGGTTCAGTAATGGATGGACAAGGGACAATAATTACATGTTTCAATtgtttattcagcatttttattagcagcattaaatgcagcgtgaaaaattattacatataGCACCATTGTTACATAATGCGGCGCTACAAGCCTCTATTAAACTCTGTATTTATGGTTTTACAGGTCTCTGGTAGCGAATCTGGCTGCTGCAAACTGCTACAAGAAGGATAAACATCTAGACCTGGAAGAAAACTGGAAGCTGGTGGAAAAAGCCAAAGTGTATTACATTGCTGTAAGTAGTAGTAGTTGGCAAACCAGTATTCATTGTGCTATCCCCTTCAGTTATTTAGGTCAGCTCACATCTCTATTCTCACCTCTGTACCCGTGGGTTACTGTCAGAAAACCCACAGGGGAATTTCCACAGAGACTGGTCCATTTTCTGCTGAAGACCTCACTGTAATATAATTCATTAGAGCCCATCAGGATATAAAAAGCAGATCAGTTTCGACCCAGTGTCATTTCTACCTTCCAGGGTTTCTTCTTGACCGTCTCTTTGGAGTCCATCCTGAAAGTGGCAAAGCACGCATCTGAAAATAACAAGCTATTTTGCCTGAACCTCTCTGCACCCTTCATCTGCCAGTTCTTCAAGGACAACCTCATGCAGGTTTTGCCCTATGTAGATGTGCTGTTTGGGAATGAGACGGTTAGTCCTTCACTCTGCGTTTGGGCCACACATCAAAATGGTTTCTGTGTGTAGATGTtgatgtaaacataaatatttttgtTCTCCAGGAGGCAGCTGCGTTCGCTAAAGAGCAGGACTTTCAGGTGAGTAGATGGTATTATTTACTTGGACAGTTCACCTACAGAATACTACATTTCAGGAGATTCAACAATTCAGCTATTTCCCCTTGATTTATCacatatgctgcgtttccactatgtggtgccggctcgactcgactcgactcaactctgccgttttgcatttccattatgaaaaaggacctagactctggtacccggtactagttttctggcatcacctccgccgaggttccaagactggggaacagatactaaaaggtgacgtgtaaacactgcagaacactgagtagtcagagagttgtctctttgacccgccgttttacaaaaaacagatgcagtttacagtaaatatagcggtaggttaatccacaggATGACAgtctgcaaaactacaccacagtcggtcgagattcagtctttggtggccgacgtaaaaattcagcgtgagcttgacaagacaacacgcaatgagcgagtttatcagcaactctgagcagacgacacagaagtaacgcactgcatcgctatgacgtccaggtactgtaatgtcggtagtatcctgtaatggaaacggtctccaggaataggacctggtacctgagtcgagccgagttgagtcgagccagttccacgtagtggaaacacggcaatagTCTGTAGATAATCTGTTAAACAGTGAGTTTTTCACCCTTTCAtgtataagatttttttttaaggttgTTTTCATTATTCAACATTCTCCtgaaattgaaacacattttatttcatattttcttttatttttaagcTAAATCTTATATAAAACTTCATATTAAACTTTCAACATCAGTTCTTCCTTAGTAGAATGGAAACCTCATCTTGCATTTCTTgcgtttctttgcatgttttgtgttttgttttttttttgcatgtttggatGTAGACTGAAGACTTGAAGGAAATTGCCAAGAAAGCTCAGGCTTTGCCCAAAGTCAACAAAGAGAGGAAGAGGATCGTTGTGTTGACTCAGGGAAAGGATGAAACAGTCATGGCCCTGAGTAAGGCGAACTGAATTTTCAGTAATTTTTCTTTCCATATTATGTTTCTGATTCACTGTTAGAGGTATGATTTAAAAACATATATTCTTTGCTTTCTTTTTGTGTCCACAGGCGACAAGATTGAGACTTTTCCTGTGCTGAAAATTGACCCTAAGGATATCGTTGACACAAACGGTGCAGGAGATGCTTTTGTAGGAGGTATGGTATCCTGTCTTTTGATACATTTCCAGTTTGGTATCAGCCTGCTTTGACTTGGCACAGCCTTTTTGACACTCCTACTATGTGAGAACAGGGACTACTACACACTTTACTGCTTCTAGTGCAGtagttcttaaccttgttggaggtactgaaccccaccagtttcatatgtgcactcaccgaacccttctttattaaaaaatacaatatgatttttttcaaattcaagacacaggcatatgttttactcgtgcacaaaatgaaccgtgcattaacatcactgtgttcaaagcacaaaacaaatacagtgcatgaactcacaacaaattccataccttttcacaaagacatgaccttttttaatactgccacactgaaatggttttaatttttaaccttatgtattccaataatgaacttattgtatttatgctatctatcatttttaacattttaacacacacccatcacctaatttccatcaggctacaataataatgaatatttactgcaaatcagtgtgacttctgctgttgcctttgagagaccagttcagaaatgcgtggcttcaccttggcaagtgccactctcatgtcattttcacagcaaagtctgttcctttgtgttgtagtgctataagcaacaacaatacaccgcgtatattggatgtcagtcagagaaagagtctccgaagccgtttgtttacatacacggacctagcccgacacacacacccgactaatgagtcgagtgtgtgtcttgaccttcgccgaacccctgagactgactcactgaacccctagggttcgatcgaacccaggttaagaaccactgttctagtgtCTTTGCTAAGGGTCTGAGCAAGCCAAAGTAATATTCAGagttcatacaggtgcttgaaaaCCTTGAAACTGCTTAaatttcaaggtctgaaaagtgcttgaattgtaATTTAAGTGCTTTAAAGTGTTTGCAATTATAACTTTGtgatgtcatttatttatttttattattaactctgccaggttagatggcaagccaaagctacttacagagaggcgATGCATTTTGAAATATTAGAAAAATTGATTATATCaagaaaagaaaattagcgggtgCTGTCAGGTCGACTAGAGgtaaatttttatcttaatctttggcttggtgcaagtgtgcctgaagaacgccaagtggctttcCTTTCTCTGGATAAAATTTTGTGTCGTCCTTTAATTTCTATACTTTTTGCattataaaacataattttagttGTTTAGTTAAAAGTGTACCTGCAGTGAAACAAAGTCAAAGCCAGTTGAGCTGAtttcattgttggaaaataagtATTATTGTTTCTCCTGTGTGTTCCAGTTTGTAACAAAATATTTTCTACTATGATCCAGGATTCCTGTCTGAGCTTGTTCAGGATAAATCACTGGATCAGTGTGTGAAGGCAGCACACTACGCTGCCAACGTCATCATCAGACGAGCAGGATGCACCTTCCCTGAAAAACCAGACTTCAGTTGAGGAGGATTTCTGGACGACTTCCTTCAGTTTGAAACCTCTCtcactttattttttagtttagcCAACccgtccattttttttttttttttttttccctaagccATCCGCACAATTAAGTTCTAACTCAGTGTCTCCTGACATCTGTGCCTCTCTCCGTGTCTTCCACTTGGGGTCGCTAGAGGATCATAAAGCCTCGAGCCGATCAGTTGATGCAGTTGACTGAAACATTAATAACAGCATCAAGAAAGAATGGCAACACCTCTGGAGGGAATTATTTATGTTGCAAAAAAGAGGATATAAATGGAAAATTTGATTTTAATGGACAGTTTATGATTTTATGATCCCTGCCAATGTGGGTCTGCCAACGCTCAGCTGCCTCTTGCGCTTGAATCTGGTGTTTTTTCACTGACTGAATCACTGGTCACAATCTCATTTCACTGTGGGACTACATATACAGGACTAAAAGAATGAAGAATCACTgagggaggttttttttttttaatactgcgggagtgattttattttttaataattttaattaTTCCTGATTGCCATTTTTTTAGGAGTAATCTTAACAGGCCAGTCATAAAACCAAATTTTGTTAAGCGCACACTTGATACATAAATAACTTGATAAATGTGTCCTTCGGGGACTGTTAAACGTGTCATTAATATTGGTGTTATCGTTAACATGAGCCGTGTGAAAGTTTTTCTGTAGGCTGTTTGAGGAATAGACGCATACGCAGACCGGACGTCATCATCACCTCCATAGTCGACTGGTCAAAACCAGCCTGTAGACACAGAGGTGAATGAAGAACCTGCAGTTTTTGTGGATTAAAAGCACTGTAACCTTTGTCGGGCCAAGTTCAGTGGGTTGTTATTTACCCCAGATATGTCATAAACCTCAATACTGACATTAGTCCTTTTAAACCATAAAActgcagctttttttgttttttggttctgCATTTGTTGAAAGGACAATCTTGACCAGTCCACAGCAGTGGGATGAAATGTTTGTGTCTATGGTTGGAGGAGTTGCCTGAGCTTAAGAGTGCCTTTTTATTCTGGCAGCAGTATTAAGTGTGAAGGCTTTGCAGATAGTCTGGTTTGTGTTTGAGAGAAATGAGACCAGTGATGGGCAACACAAAGCGTGTCTTAAAACATGTTCTTACTGTGTGCTGAGTTGTTTGTAACATGTATTGATTAAATGTTTGATATCAGAAAATTACAGTGGGCATTTAAATACCCTTTCctctacagctgttttttttctgatcTGGGTGTATTCTGATCTCTTGAAATATCACTGTACTATCTGTGTTGTAGGTATGAGGAATTTAGGACCAATCAGAACAACAGCTGCAGATGGTATACACAAAAGAATTAAAGGTCAAATAATCATACATTTACCATCAGAGCTGTGAAATGTTCTGAAACTTGAATAATTTTCAGTACTAAATGTGAATTGTCCCTCTGTTTAATAAGTCTTTGTATGTTCAGATGCACCAAGAAGCCTTATCAAACCTCTGTCTTGTTTGTTGGACTGATGTTGCCCATCTCTGTGACCGTAATgcctgaaataaataataaaacttaAAAGCTTGATGAAAATACTCTGAGTAAATATTTTTGATTTCTTTTCAATACCTTtcttaaatctttatttttatctttgtatCTTGTAATCCTTGGTCCACCTTCTGTGTCTGTATGAAAACTCAACTTGTTAGTTATTTCTGATAAAGACGATTTATCTAAAAGTGTCTGATCCAGTTTTAACCCCCTTATTACAAACAGTTGATAAACACGAGCATCTTTGTGAACTGCATCAACATTAACTCCCCTTGTGATAAAAAGGAGTAATCTTCTCACATCAAAAACTAGTATTTTGATATCTTGGACAAGTCAGGTGCATTATAGGACTTCAAAATAGGCaactgaataaaaacagtaaTTTATTTTTGTCAACATAAAGCTAAACTGAGCTGCTAGCAGCATTAACATATGACAACATATCCCTAAATgtatattttaaaaacaaaaaattacaattttacaTTTGTGAACAGTATAAAAAATTATTATGAAGAACATCTTAGATAACACCTGAGATAAATTCACAGTAAAAACTAAAACCGTAAACACTAGGACATGCACTACATTATTGTTCTTGCAGCTGTTTCTTCTGTGTCAGTCTCTCTTCTTGCAGTGCAATGTCCAGGGCTCTGAGTTGTTTTAAGAAGCCATGATTGGGCAGGATGCATCGGCGCTGTCGCACATGCTCAATAGCGTCCACCACAGTTAATTCGTGTTTCATCATGAGGTACGCCAAAACCAAAGTTGCTGACCGACTGCGACCCATCACACAGTGCACCAGGACTTTATCTGTGACAAAATGACATTATGAGAAATTAATTTCTTGGTTCATCTGTGACCATAAACCCTTGAAATGTCAGACATGACTTACTCTGGGGGTGGCTGAGGGCCTCATGGATGAACTGGGTTGCAGAGATGAAGTACTGGGAGATGTTGAAAGTGGGTTTGTCATCAGCTTCTACACCCAAATACTGGATGGACATGTCACTGTAGTAATCAGCACCAGTCAGCACGTTATTCCACTTCCCCTCCGCTGCATTCAGGACATGTGTGATGCCCAAGTCCCTCAGGCCTGGACCCTCCAGAGCTGTCTTCCTGCTCTCATGTAAAAGACTCAAATTAATACCAGCTTTTAAATATGAGATTGACTTAATACATGAGGGCTGTGTCtgtgaatgtatgaatgtatgttcaCTCACTCATCCCCGATGTAGATCCTGGGCCAGACCTGGTTTACATGTGCATACTGAGCCCCAGTCCCGGTCCAGAACAGCTGCTCCAGGTCTAATGTTCCAGGTGTGATATAGTCACTGTCTGGGTCCACCTGCACTGCTGCATATGGGTTTTTCGTCCTGGACTTCACCGCACAGGATGACATGGTTTAACTCTGGTACCTGGAAAACAactaaacacacaccactgaaTGTAATAAACTGTTCTTAAAAACAAAAGTCCTGACTAAAGGTCCATTTAGCTGAACTACTGATCCCCAGGTCATGTGAATGTATCTTAATATGTATAATTTATTCTTTTAAAATGAGTATTGACAAATCAAATGTGTTTCATTGCTGCTACCTGACTGTTACATTGATAAATTACAGTTTGATTTCAATTCTAGTGCAATGCTGCACAACTGTCACAATTTGCACAAATATTCAGGTCATCCATTGCTGTAACAACTCTGTTTTATGCTCCTTTTACATTTAAGTCTTGTTTATATTGACTGGATTAACAGTTTTTAGTTGGACATGAGACTTACATGAGTAGTGTATTTTTTTccttaacaataaaaacaaagattcAAGCAAAAGACAGTCAGTGCTGGAACTAGACCAGTTGTGGATTTGGCCGGTATAACAACAACAGTTTTTAACAGGAATAGAGCACCCATGccccaaataaaaatgaaaattggACACTGTTGgaaattattattatctattttaAACTATTTTTTAACAAAGGATTATAACATATTTGACACTATATTTTAACTAAttattatgaactatttttgacTTTATTAGAATGTCAATACTAAATGGAGCATCTGAGTCCAGTCATAAATACTAAAAGGAAtgaacaatctaatctaaataattCCTAGTTTAGAAGTCTGATATTAACTATAGATAGCTATCAGAACCAACCTCTATCAATGCCAATGTTCAATCAATAACAAATCACCTTGATTGATCAGccaaatcaatctatctatctatctatctatctatctatctatctatctatctatctatctatctatctatctatctatctatctatctatctatctatctatctatctatctatctatctatctatctatctatctatctatctatctatcctataCTATGGATAACATGCTGAAGACCCATCTGTTGTTaaaacatgttttcagatcaaaagtacagaaaaaaattatcagaccacccttgttttcttcagtttcttgatcattttaatgcctggtacaactaaagggacatttgtttggacgaatataatgataacaacaaaaatagctcataagagtttaatttcagagctgatatctatccattttctatggttttcttgataataaccaaaatcacttcagtttttaaatcaatagctatgacattgtaccgacaaaaacaacacttttaggcattccatgttttcttttctgtctgttttagtcacatgatacacacaagcgTTAgtccttgattgcataaccattgtttttgatgacttttgatggtctaataattttttccatgactgtatttcaCATCAGGGTATATTTCTTAACATAATCCTGATTCTAACCAAATACTACAGCAGAAAAGTCAAAAACCTACCTCTTTCTTATATCTGTTTTCACATCCGTCAGTGGGGACTGTAGACCAACTACTCAACTTTTCttctgtggatgtgtgtgtttgtatggacATGCGGGTATGTGTCTGCTTGCAAATGAATGGCGATGTCTGGACGCAGTGAGCATGAACGTTGAAACACAGCTGTGAAATGGGAACTGCTCTCACAGGATCTGTGTTTAAGGTGATATTTTTAGTCAGCTGGACTACAACACCTGACTTCCACAAcgtgacacacacacattgactTGTCTTTCTATCTTTGTGAGAACATAATGAACTCCCTGTCTCTTTACCTTTAACTTTCACAACTGAATGTCTTTAAATTAACCTACATCTAAACCTAACAGTCCTTTAAAACTTGGTGATATCCACCATTTTGGTTCCCACAAATACAGCAGTCTCCTGGATTTCTTACCAaacaaatatagaaaaacaggccacacacacacatacatacacacactttctATGTCAAAGTTTTCTCCAGGCTTTCTTAATGTGATCTGACAACTGTAATGCAACAATTAGTCCTGTCAGTGGTCTCTCTTCTCCTGCTTTACAGCCTGTGTGGCAAAAGAAACAGACTAAATTATGAAACGGAGTGATGTAAAAACGCAGAGCAGCGTTACGTCATTGTCATCATAACAATGTCACTCATGTGTGGTCAGGAGTCAGTTTTCATTTGTCAGCACACAGTTATTTCTGGAGTCAAACATAAAGCACTTAGCTGTTAAACTGTGCTGGAGATAATCCATAAACTGAAACTTGAAGGTTTGCTAACAGATCACATAGTTGCTACATTTCTGTTCATTAGGTGGATTTATTATTAAAGCAAATACAGATAATTAAGTCCTGTGACAAATATGTGAGAGGCTGTCTACCCAGTTTGCATTCACTGCTGTAACTTGTCACCATTGTTCTCACTTGTGATTTGTCGACCCTGAGAACTGAGGCTCAGGTCCAGCTGTCTGAGCTGCTCCAGAAATCCAGAGTTAGGTCCAATATCTCGGTTTAGACGCACAGCGATAATGGCTTCTGCCAGAGACAGGCCCTGGCAGATCATTAGATACGCCAAAACCAGTGTCCCAGAGCGACTGACACCCATGGCACAGTGGACAAACACTTTACCTGGAAGATACAGCAATTATGCATATTGTGTAtgcagaacaaaacaaacatttgtatagcccaaaaatttattcatactttataaatactgaatggaaaaagtgcatttttaaaatACTGGTTTCCTCTGGTTGTAGGTACCAGAAGGTTTGAATATTACCTATGTCAAGTACAAACATTGAAGCATTTATTGAAAAAAGTAGATTTAACACTATTCACTGCCAAAACCagctcacattaaccctttcatgcatagtggtcaatccagtggacagttattctccagctgttctcttgtatattcatgagttttgttggtttagttccatatcagccaacacagtgactGTTTACacaccatcccattcactgacattcagaccattactgtcactttgctgttcttcataaacctgatctgcactaacatgtttgagtggaaatcacctgttatttgttagacgcaaaagttgtttttttttttttgcatgttatttccatgacgtgagtaataactaggactagaatatgttaaaatgtgagaaaacatcagatctgcagcactaaaaatgtttttatttcattgtttttatattattttcttatggaacaggattaggaccactggactttaatctcagaattcggactttaaaaacagaattctgacttttttctcagaattctgactttgaactcagaattttgacgttaatctcagaattctaacttttttctctgaactctgacttttttctcagaattctgactttttttctcataataataataagaaaaacatATTGGATCTtagtttattgcatttttttccagtggccctaatcctcttccatactttctgatattgggttttaaacacatttcaacattcacttcaaaaattaaatgtatggacatttttgtaactccatgaaaatacaattgatcgcattgttattttttcatgtgaaaggaggaataaaaacactcaagaaaataatctttactaaggttctcataattcatgcatgaaagggttaatagacatGCATAAACACTGGGAGTGTTGCAGAGGTGTTTGTGTCCTTAGTATGTGTGCCAGTGCAAAGGTCCATGCTAAAATGATGAATCTTTACCTTTAATATTCCTCACATGTATTAACACTGTCCAAAGCCTCAAAAGTGTAATCTAGGTGTACAGATTTGTTTACACACCAGCATTCTCTTTATGCTTGAGTGACTTTGCAGAAAACCTGATATCATTCACTATATAAGTAGTCTTATATTACTGGATACCTATAATACAGTGCTTATGACAATGTTTTTGAAGGTAAAATTGCCAAAATATGTGAATCTA contains the following coding sequences:
- the LOC115434599 gene encoding dual specificity phosphatase DUPD1-like, which gives rise to MSEKTALEGPGLRDLGITHVLNAAEGKWNNVLTGADYYSDMSIQYLGVEADDKPTFNISQYFISATQFIHEALSHPQNKVLVHCVMGRSRSATLVLAYLMMKHELTVVDAIEHVRQRRCILPNHGFLKQLRALDIALQEERLTQKKQLQEQ
- the adka gene encoding adenosine kinase isoform X2; the encoded protein is MSSARPNTLFGMGNPLLDISAVVDKDFLDKYTLKPNDQILAEDKHKALFEELVKTFKVEYHAGGATQNSIKIAQWMIQEPHNVGTFFGCIGKDKFGEILKQKAEEAHIDAHYYEQNEEPTGTCAACITGDNRSLVANLAAANCYKKDKHLDLEENWKLVEKAKVYYIAGFFLTVSLESILKVAKHASENNKLFCLNLSAPFICQFFKDNLMQVLPYVDVLFGNETEAAAFAKEQDFQTEDLKEIAKKAQALPKVNKERKRIVVLTQGKDETVMALSDKIETFPVLKIDPKDIVDTNGAGDAFVGGFLSELVQDKSLDQCVKAAHYAANVIIRRAGCTFPEKPDFS
- the adka gene encoding adenosine kinase isoform X1; translated protein: MASEEPKAKKLKLSEEEKTKSPSKKTPTKLSPNTLFGMGNPLLDISAVVDKDFLDKYTLKPNDQILAEDKHKALFEELVKTFKVEYHAGGATQNSIKIAQWMIQEPHNVGTFFGCIGKDKFGEILKQKAEEAHIDAHYYEQNEEPTGTCAACITGDNRSLVANLAAANCYKKDKHLDLEENWKLVEKAKVYYIAGFFLTVSLESILKVAKHASENNKLFCLNLSAPFICQFFKDNLMQVLPYVDVLFGNETEAAAFAKEQDFQTEDLKEIAKKAQALPKVNKERKRIVVLTQGKDETVMALSDKIETFPVLKIDPKDIVDTNGAGDAFVGGFLSELVQDKSLDQCVKAAHYAANVIIRRAGCTFPEKPDFS